One window of the Rhipicephalus sanguineus isolate Rsan-2018 chromosome 4, BIME_Rsan_1.4, whole genome shotgun sequence genome contains the following:
- the LOC119389836 gene encoding uncharacterized protein LOC119389836 → MSHSNPGISRVGATCSSISGTISIWRSLACLFRTLRLLCQAVCAAFCVMQARTDILQYESYPTAVMYGYDRMAGIQFPAVTLCMEKGYNMTRLCSEHSFMDCSDNDSQRIVGAYLTVTVKLIEYSYARKDVIFDCKFVSGDAACQDFDCAELWQPSYTLAFETVCHTFDLARNRTGPYWDCPSPWKYKMLASVSARSERAHNETVFLMGHFHQQNVIGNGERSTMKFRAGYKYKIATYQTNSHSLPYPYETMCSDYVTLSKKLGYEHYIMQSEECSENCLMEHWLHNCRCSSKLYGLRHERHRDLCDIFDHVQCTHLMKVGQWRPKCLASCTQPCQEIRYKTYSNVVGKIKKNASRLNAVELVIQMGSDRRKTVRGYPRMEIPGLITYVEGHIGMWLGLSILAISSAVVKFNQRVVQHLFTTN, encoded by the exons ATGTCGCACTCGAATCCTGggatttcgcgcgtcggcgcaaCGTGTTCCTCCATTTCTGGTACCATCTCAATTTGGCGCAGCCTGGCCTGCCTATTCCGGACCCTGCGGCTGTTGTGCCAGGCGGTTTGCGCCGCCTTCTGCGTGATGCAAGCGCGCACCGACATCCTGCAGTACGAGTCGTACCCGACCGCTGTCATGTACGGCTACGACCGCATGGCCGGCATACAATTCCCGGCCGTCACGCTCTGCATGGAGAaagg TTACAACATGACTCGACTATGCAGCGAGCACAGCTTTATGGACTGCAGCGACAACGACTCG CAACGCATCGTGGGCGCCTATCTGACGGTGACAGTGAAGTTGATCGAATACTCGTACGCTCGCAAGGACGTCATCTTCGACTGCAAGTTCGTATCGGGCGACGCTGCCTGCCAGGACTTTGACTGCGCCGAACT ATGGCAGCCCTCGTACACGCTCGCCTTTGAGACCGTGTGCCATACTTTCGACCTGGCGAGGAACCGCACCGGCCCTTACTGGGACTGCCCATCGCCCTGGAAGTACA AGATGTTGGCGTCGGTGAGCGCTCGCAGCGAGCGTGCCCACAACGAGACGGTCTTCCTGATGGGCCACTTCCACCAGCAGAACGTGATCGGTAACGGCGAGCGGAGCACCATGAAGTTTCGAGCCGGGTACAAGTACAAGATAGCCACCTACCAG ACCAATAGCCATTCCCTGCCGTACCCATACGAGACCATGTGCAGTGACTACGTGACGCTCTCCAAAAAGCTCGGCTACGAACACTACATCATGCAGTCAGAG GAATGTTCGGAAAACTGCCTCATGGAACACTGGCTGCATAACTGCCGCTGCAGCTCCAAGCTGTACGGCCTGCGACACGAAAGGCACAGGGACCTGTGCGACATCTTTGATCACG TGCAATGCACCCACCTGATGAAGGTAGGCCAGTGGAGACCAAAGTGCCTCGCCAGCTGTACCCAGCCTTGCCA GGAAATCAGGTACAAGACATACTCTAATGTGGTAGGCAAGATAAAGAAAAATGCTAGCAG ACTGAACGCTGTTGAATTAGTCATTCAGATGGGCTCAGACCGGCGGAAAACAGTCCGTGGCTATCCTAGAATGGAG ATTCCAGGCCTCATCACCTACGTCGAAGGCCACATCGGCATGTGGCTCGGGCTTTCCATACTGGCCATCTCGTCGGCGGTCGTCAAGTTTAATCAAAGAGTGGTCCAGCACTTGTTTACGACCAACTGA